In one Prochlorococcus marinus XMU1404 genomic region, the following are encoded:
- a CDS encoding O-antigen ligase family protein, whose protein sequence is MRIIEKLKSSVFHDYYSKQSFLFQIGLRLFQTGILFLAAAPVIAFFLLLVSSIFGGLIREENYFSDKYNFAFVLVTLLMLLNCLFLTFNTGKAYSPEASNIWIGLSNWIPFFWCFWGFQTFLKSYKLRLQAAKILIFGSLPVLVSGFCQYFLKIYGPYKFFNSLIVWYQRPLGDDNGVTGIFNNQNYAGAWLSIILPLCLLFLIKKNRTKITSLFILFNSLSFMYMIVLTSSRGAILSIFTSIFLITKSLRNKVYILLSLFSIPFILNLIPLFSINLQSKIYNFLPFELIKKASITKFSSLDFFPRIEIWSKSFNLIKSNLITGYGAGSFKDLYSLSEGRFGDIQHSHNIFLEIAINHGLPSSLLIFMMMIFITIICWIKNSNKDLHTSFNIDIEMMKFNNAWIISFIVFFIIHIFDITYFDGRISTLAWILLSGMRSIIRENSVSKKID, encoded by the coding sequence ATGAGAATTATTGAAAAATTAAAGAGCTCGGTTTTTCATGACTACTATTCGAAGCAATCATTTTTATTCCAAATTGGTTTAAGGTTATTTCAGACAGGCATCCTATTTTTAGCTGCAGCACCAGTTATAGCTTTTTTTCTTTTACTTGTATCATCTATTTTTGGTGGATTAATTAGAGAAGAAAATTATTTTAGTGATAAATATAATTTCGCCTTTGTTTTAGTGACATTACTAATGTTACTAAATTGTTTATTTTTAACTTTTAATACGGGCAAAGCTTATTCACCAGAAGCCTCAAATATATGGATTGGTCTATCAAATTGGATTCCTTTCTTTTGGTGTTTTTGGGGGTTTCAAACTTTTTTAAAAAGTTATAAATTAAGATTGCAAGCTGCGAAAATATTAATATTTGGATCCTTACCAGTTCTGGTAAGCGGCTTTTGCCAATATTTTCTTAAAATCTATGGTCCTTATAAATTCTTTAATAGTTTAATAGTTTGGTACCAGCGACCACTTGGCGATGATAATGGAGTTACAGGAATATTTAATAATCAAAACTATGCAGGTGCATGGCTAAGTATAATTCTGCCTCTGTGTTTATTATTTTTAATTAAAAAAAATAGAACAAAAATTACTTCTCTATTTATATTATTTAATTCTTTGAGTTTTATGTATATGATCGTTCTCACTAGTTCAAGAGGTGCTATTTTATCCATTTTCACAAGTATTTTCTTAATTACTAAGTCATTAAGAAATAAAGTTTATATTCTACTTTCATTATTTTCAATCCCTTTTATTTTAAATTTGATACCACTATTTTCAATAAATTTACAATCTAAAATCTATAATTTTTTACCTTTTGAACTAATTAAAAAAGCTTCAATAACAAAATTCTCCAGTTTAGATTTTTTTCCAAGAATTGAAATTTGGAGCAAATCATTCAATCTCATAAAATCTAATTTAATAACTGGTTACGGTGCAGGATCTTTTAAAGATTTATATAGTCTTTCAGAGGGAAGGTTTGGTGATATTCAACATAGCCATAACATTTTTTTAGAAATAGCGATAAATCATGGGCTACCATCATCATTACTAATTTTCATGATGATGATTTTTATAACTATTATTTGCTGGATTAAAAATTCAAATAAAGATTTGCATACATCATTTAATATTGATATTGAGATGATGAAGTTTAATAATGCTTGGATTATTTCGTTTATAGTGTTTTTTATAATTCATATTTTTGATATCACATATTTTGATGGAAGGATTAGTACTTTAGCTTGGATATTATTATCAGGAATGCGATCAATTATTAGGGAAAATTCAGTTTCTAAAAAAATTGATTAA